A genomic stretch from Polyangium spumosum includes:
- a CDS encoding HIRAN domain-containing protein yields MSPIIGFPDTSKRYVSADLFPIFKNRIMSRSRGDYPVYIERLGLTDPSPDPLLILARSEGHKVTDSYYLFPQPTEVVSPSGERRYSLSFFVHGMKYVREEARARAMSAPLHEKLFLLSDLQNPADPAAMMIRTSDNHLLGWVPRYYCSDLQELWRRTSAIELTVEHVNPAPTPSWLVLMCRVEAPWPEGFHALSAPEYEPLAESARDAGVAHGK; encoded by the coding sequence ATGTCGCCGATCATCGGCTTCCCCGACACCTCGAAACGCTACGTCTCTGCAGATCTGTTTCCGATCTTCAAGAACCGCATCATGTCTCGGAGTCGCGGTGATTACCCCGTGTACATCGAGCGCCTCGGATTGACGGATCCGTCGCCTGATCCGCTCCTGATCCTGGCGAGGAGCGAGGGGCATAAAGTCACGGATTCCTATTACCTCTTCCCACAACCGACCGAAGTCGTCTCACCGAGCGGAGAGCGTCGTTATTCGCTCAGCTTCTTCGTACATGGTATGAAGTACGTGCGGGAGGAGGCCAGAGCGCGGGCCATGAGCGCACCGCTCCACGAGAAGCTGTTTCTCTTGAGCGATCTCCAGAACCCGGCCGACCCTGCCGCCATGATGATTCGTACGTCGGACAATCATCTCCTGGGCTGGGTACCCCGGTATTATTGCTCTGATTTACAAGAACTGTGGCGGCGGACGAGCGCCATCGAGTTGACCGTGGAACACGTAAACCCGGCCCCTACGCCGTCCTGGCTGGTCTTGATGTGCCGCGTCGAAGCTCCCTGGCCCGAAGGCTTTCACGCGCTCTCGGCCCCCGAGTACGAGCCGCTCGCGGAGAGCGCCCGGGACGCAGGCGTCGCACACGGCAAGTAG
- a CDS encoding flavin monoamine oxidase family protein, which yields MKEHEADVVIVGAGLAGLSAADALSRHGKSVVVLEARDRVGGRTLGREIGGRVLDLGGQWLGAGQKRLARLAAELEVSTFPTYHSGEKILVRDGRISTYAGTIPSLPVPGLVALHLALRKLDALAARLPEGRPLAAAEALAWDDQTLETATQVLISRADVRELFDAAVRVVFGAEPREISMLYFLAYLRAGGGLMRLVEIEGGAQERRFVGSAQELSIRLAARLGGAVVLSAPARRIEQDTRGVVVTADGVSVRARYAIVAVPPALAGRIEYRPLLPVVRDQLSQRMPMGSTVKCIALYDRPFWREAGLSGEAVTSTGPMSVVFDNGSHDGAVHSLLGFVVGQKARVFSERPAEERRAVVLGSLARMFGERALRPVEYVEHDWSTEEWTRGCPVGVMGPGVMTGVGRVLREPAGRIHWAGTETATEWTGYMEGALQSGERAASEVGARLEGAGRRE from the coding sequence ATGAAAGAACACGAGGCCGACGTCGTCATCGTCGGCGCCGGCCTCGCGGGCCTCTCGGCCGCGGACGCGCTCTCGCGTCATGGCAAGAGCGTCGTCGTGCTCGAGGCGCGGGATCGCGTCGGCGGGCGCACGCTCGGCCGGGAGATCGGGGGCCGTGTCCTCGACCTCGGGGGGCAATGGCTCGGCGCGGGGCAAAAGCGGCTCGCGCGCCTCGCGGCCGAGCTCGAGGTCTCGACGTTCCCGACGTACCATTCTGGAGAAAAGATCCTGGTTCGGGACGGGCGAATCTCGACGTATGCGGGGACCATTCCTTCGCTCCCCGTGCCGGGGCTCGTGGCGCTGCACCTCGCGTTACGCAAGCTCGACGCGCTCGCCGCGCGCCTGCCCGAGGGCCGGCCGCTCGCCGCGGCCGAGGCTTTGGCGTGGGACGACCAGACGCTGGAGACGGCCACGCAGGTGTTGATATCGCGGGCCGACGTGCGGGAGCTCTTCGACGCGGCGGTGCGGGTGGTCTTCGGCGCCGAGCCGCGCGAGATCTCGATGCTGTATTTCCTCGCGTACCTGCGCGCGGGCGGCGGCCTCATGCGCCTCGTCGAGATCGAGGGCGGGGCGCAGGAGCGTCGCTTCGTGGGCAGCGCGCAGGAGCTCTCGATCCGGCTCGCCGCGCGGCTCGGCGGCGCGGTCGTGCTCTCGGCGCCCGCGCGCCGTATCGAGCAGGACACGCGCGGCGTGGTCGTGACGGCGGACGGGGTCTCGGTGCGGGCGCGATACGCCATCGTGGCCGTGCCTCCGGCGCTCGCGGGGCGTATCGAATACCGTCCCCTGCTGCCGGTGGTGCGGGATCAGCTCTCGCAGCGGATGCCGATGGGGTCGACGGTGAAATGTATCGCGCTCTATGACCGTCCTTTCTGGCGGGAGGCGGGGCTGTCGGGCGAGGCCGTGACGAGCACGGGGCCGATGTCGGTGGTGTTCGACAATGGCTCGCACGACGGGGCGGTGCATTCGTTGCTCGGGTTCGTGGTGGGGCAGAAGGCGCGTGTCTTCTCGGAGAGGCCGGCGGAGGAGCGGCGCGCCGTGGTGCTCGGCAGCCTCGCGCGGATGTTCGGCGAGCGGGCGCTCCGGCCGGTCGAATACGTCGAGCACGACTGGTCGACGGAGGAATGGACGCGTGGTTGTCCCGTCGGGGTGATGGGCCCCGGGGTGATGACCGGGGTCGGGCGCGTTTTACGTGAGCCGGCGGGGCGTATCCACTGGGCCGGGACCGAGACGGCGACGGAGTGGACGGGCTACATGGAGGGCGCGCTGCAATCGGGGGAGCGGGCCGCGAGCGAGGTGGGGGCGCGGCTCGAGGGCGCGGGCAGGCGAGAATAG
- a CDS encoding serine/threonine-protein kinase encodes MLLRRPALLDPGTFFHGRYRVIQPIKSGGMGTVYEVLDEKTSSRRALKVMLPNLVTSEEGRKRFELEARATGAIESDHIVRILDVGVDKTTDLPFLVMELLRGSDLGALLDRGERIPVGDALHYLAQTALALDKLHAAGVVHRDLKPENLFVTSRDDGTPCVKLLDFGVVKTVDPAVAGINTRGILGTPLYMAPEQVEASRAVGPAADIYALGQLAYELLVGEPYWAEELERAGSPIMLAVDISDGPREAPETRAKRRRGVVLPPGFDLWFAEMTARSVEARFSRATTAILSLRDLVRESLVPMQPEPAATSSKRQAPTEAPPPPREVAKKGYLVTVDNTTRVVRVDVWGFWDASDGKAYWEEFERQTRPLLGKPWYVLANISNFPPQKPEVSVFVEKTMKHARENGLVRAANLVSSALGRMQIQRLSVETGLPLYSFFTAEGDALRWLVTGR; translated from the coding sequence ATGCTCCTGCGACGCCCCGCGCTCCTCGACCCAGGCACGTTTTTCCACGGCCGTTATCGTGTGATCCAGCCGATCAAGTCCGGCGGGATGGGCACGGTGTACGAGGTCCTGGACGAGAAGACCTCGAGCCGCCGCGCGCTCAAGGTCATGCTCCCGAATCTCGTGACCAGCGAGGAGGGCCGCAAGCGCTTCGAGCTCGAGGCGCGGGCGACGGGCGCGATCGAGAGTGATCACATCGTCCGTATCCTCGACGTCGGCGTCGACAAGACCACGGACCTGCCTTTCCTCGTGATGGAGCTCCTCCGGGGCAGCGACCTCGGCGCCCTGCTCGATCGGGGCGAGCGAATCCCTGTCGGGGACGCGCTCCACTATCTCGCGCAGACGGCGCTCGCCCTCGACAAGCTCCACGCGGCGGGCGTCGTCCACCGCGACCTCAAGCCCGAGAACCTCTTCGTCACGTCCCGCGACGACGGCACGCCTTGCGTCAAGCTCCTCGATTTTGGGGTCGTGAAGACCGTCGATCCTGCGGTCGCCGGCATCAACACCCGCGGCATCCTCGGCACGCCGCTCTACATGGCGCCCGAGCAGGTCGAGGCCTCGCGCGCCGTCGGCCCTGCGGCCGACATTTATGCGCTCGGCCAGCTCGCGTATGAATTGCTCGTCGGCGAGCCTTACTGGGCGGAGGAGCTCGAGCGCGCGGGCTCGCCGATCATGCTCGCGGTGGACATCAGCGACGGCCCGCGCGAGGCGCCGGAGACGCGGGCGAAGCGCCGCAGGGGCGTGGTCCTTCCGCCCGGCTTCGACCTCTGGTTCGCGGAGATGACGGCGAGGTCCGTGGAGGCGCGGTTTTCGCGGGCCACGACGGCGATCCTCTCGCTCCGGGACCTCGTGCGCGAGAGCCTCGTCCCGATGCAGCCGGAGCCGGCGGCCACCTCGTCGAAGAGGCAGGCGCCCACCGAGGCGCCGCCTCCGCCGCGTGAGGTGGCGAAGAAGGGATATCTGGTGACGGTCGACAACACGACGCGGGTCGTCCGTGTCGACGTGTGGGGCTTCTGGGACGCTTCGGACGGCAAGGCCTACTGGGAGGAGTTCGAGCGCCAGACGAGGCCGCTGCTCGGCAAGCCCTGGTACGTGCTGGCGAACATCTCGAACTTCCCGCCGCAGAAGCCCGAGGTGAGCGTGTTCGTCGAGAAGACGATGAAACACGCGCGCGAGAATGGCCTCGTCCGGGCGGCGAACCTCGTGAGCAGCGCGCTCGGTCGGATGCAGATCCAGCGATTGTCGGTGGAGACGGGGTTGCCGCTTTATTCGTTCTTCACGGCGGAGGGGGATGCTTTGCGGTGGCTGGTGACGGGGAGGTGA
- a CDS encoding HipA-like protein, with translation MTSPPPFPVQCIDVPREKRRDEQLGSKAKFWFESAKDHWSLFKEGRENEDWAEKVGSEFARLLGLPCAEVDLAVCEGRRGIVSPSFLSKEDELIHGNQVLLSLDPSYPSGEGYHVHHHTLDAVFNALEELRVGAWPAAALPLPSELDGRDVFVGYLLLDALIGNSDRHHENWGVVKRADVRLLSPTYDHGSSLGRNEPERKMEERLRGNDRRFTVDVYASRCRSALYETSDASHPMSTRRAFELTLTRRPAAARHWLSNLRAVDDASVSGILDCIPEERCSPLHRRFARRILELNRHYLLALAPEAHV, from the coding sequence ATGACGAGCCCTCCTCCGTTTCCCGTTCAGTGTATCGACGTTCCGCGTGAGAAACGGCGCGACGAACAGCTCGGTTCGAAGGCGAAGTTCTGGTTCGAGAGTGCGAAGGACCACTGGAGCCTCTTCAAGGAGGGCCGCGAGAACGAGGACTGGGCGGAGAAAGTTGGGTCGGAATTTGCCCGCCTTCTCGGGCTGCCGTGCGCCGAAGTCGACCTCGCCGTGTGCGAGGGTCGCCGGGGAATCGTCTCCCCTTCGTTCCTGAGCAAGGAAGACGAGCTCATTCACGGCAACCAGGTCTTGCTCAGCCTCGACCCGAGTTATCCATCGGGCGAGGGATACCATGTTCACCATCATACGCTGGATGCCGTGTTCAACGCTCTCGAGGAGCTTCGCGTGGGGGCGTGGCCAGCGGCCGCGCTGCCTCTGCCGAGTGAGCTCGACGGCCGCGATGTATTCGTTGGATACCTCCTGCTCGACGCATTGATCGGAAACTCCGATCGGCACCACGAGAACTGGGGCGTCGTGAAACGCGCTGACGTCCGCCTGCTTTCGCCCACGTACGACCATGGGAGCTCTCTCGGTCGAAATGAGCCCGAAAGAAAGATGGAAGAGCGGCTCCGCGGCAACGATCGGCGGTTCACGGTCGACGTGTACGCATCCAGGTGTCGCTCTGCCTTGTATGAAACGTCCGACGCGAGCCATCCCATGAGCACGCGGAGGGCATTCGAACTCACCCTGACGAGGCGCCCCGCCGCCGCCCGACACTGGTTGTCGAACCTCCGCGCTGTCGACGACGCGAGCGTCTCGGGGATCTTGGACTGCATACCCGAGGAGCGCTGCTCCCCGTTGCACCGTCGTTTTGCACGCCGGATCCTCGAGCTCAACCGTCACTACCTGCTCGCACTCGCGCCGGAAGCACATGTCTGA
- a CDS encoding acetyl-CoA C-acetyltransferase: protein MAKLSKDIVIVGAKRTAFGAMNGALKGVSANDLAAHAAKAALAQAGAAPGDVGHVVVGNVMQTSADAIYCARHVGLKAGVPIEVPALTVNRLCGSGFEAVVQAAQLILLGDADVVLAGGTENMSQAPHVLRGGREGFAFGKAPALEDSLWSALTDSYVNAPMAITAENLATKYGISRAECDEYALRSQKLWAAANEAGAFKDEITPIELPGKRGAPPVSFAVDEHPRPQSTPEALAKLAPVFKKDGTVTAGNASGICDGAAMLVVTTAEKAKEKGWTPLARLLQWASAGVEPSLMGIGPAAAIPKALERAGLSLDAVDLFDVNEAFAPQWLAVQKELGLPLDKSNVNGGAIALGHPLGASGARITAHLVHTLRRTGKNIAVGSACIGGGQGIALVLERI from the coding sequence ATGGCCAAGCTCAGCAAGGACATCGTCATCGTCGGCGCGAAGCGCACCGCGTTCGGGGCGATGAATGGCGCGCTCAAGGGTGTCTCGGCGAACGACCTGGCGGCACACGCCGCGAAAGCTGCCCTCGCCCAGGCCGGCGCGGCGCCGGGCGACGTCGGGCACGTCGTCGTCGGCAACGTCATGCAGACGAGCGCCGACGCGATCTACTGCGCGCGCCACGTGGGCCTCAAGGCAGGCGTGCCCATCGAGGTCCCGGCCCTCACGGTGAACCGGCTCTGCGGCTCCGGCTTCGAGGCCGTCGTGCAAGCCGCCCAGCTCATTCTGCTCGGCGACGCCGACGTGGTGCTCGCCGGCGGCACCGAGAACATGTCGCAGGCGCCCCACGTCCTGCGCGGCGGGCGCGAGGGGTTTGCTTTTGGCAAGGCCCCGGCGCTCGAAGATTCGCTCTGGAGCGCGCTCACCGATAGTTACGTCAATGCGCCGATGGCCATCACCGCCGAGAACCTGGCCACGAAGTACGGCATCTCGCGCGCCGAATGCGACGAATATGCCCTGCGCAGCCAGAAGCTCTGGGCCGCGGCGAACGAGGCCGGCGCCTTCAAGGACGAGATCACGCCGATCGAGCTGCCGGGCAAGCGCGGCGCGCCGCCCGTCTCCTTCGCCGTCGACGAGCACCCCAGGCCACAATCGACGCCCGAGGCGCTCGCCAAGCTCGCCCCCGTCTTCAAGAAAGACGGCACCGTCACGGCCGGCAACGCGAGCGGTATCTGCGACGGCGCGGCCATGCTCGTGGTCACGACGGCTGAGAAGGCGAAGGAGAAGGGCTGGACGCCGCTCGCGCGGCTCCTGCAATGGGCCTCGGCGGGCGTCGAGCCCTCCCTCATGGGCATCGGCCCGGCCGCCGCCATTCCCAAGGCCCTCGAGCGCGCGGGGCTCTCCCTCGACGCGGTCGACCTCTTCGACGTGAACGAGGCGTTCGCGCCGCAATGGCTCGCCGTGCAGAAGGAGCTCGGGCTGCCGCTCGACAAGTCGAACGTGAATGGCGGCGCCATCGCGCTCGGCCACCCGCTCGGCGCCTCGGGCGCGCGGATCACGGCGCACCTCGTCCACACCCTGCGCCGCACGGGCAAGAACATCGCCGTGGGCAGCGCCTGCATCGGCGGCGGGCAGGGGATCGCGCTCGTCCTCGAGCGAATCTGA
- a CDS encoding type II toxin-antitoxin system RelE/ParE family toxin, whose amino-acid sequence MKVVFLGRSAAQARAVEAWWRDNQGSSSLFTNELALALRLLKRAPEMGAPYAPRADRGVRRLLLRRTQYHIYYVYDRDKKVIGVLAIWSCLRGKPPKLG is encoded by the coding sequence ATGAAGGTCGTTTTCCTGGGACGCTCGGCCGCGCAAGCTCGAGCGGTCGAGGCGTGGTGGCGGGACAACCAGGGGAGCTCGTCGCTCTTCACGAATGAGCTCGCCCTTGCGCTGCGACTCCTGAAGAGGGCGCCCGAGATGGGAGCGCCCTACGCGCCGAGAGCGGACCGAGGGGTCCGTCGGCTGCTGCTGCGACGGACCCAATATCATATTTATTACGTGTACGATCGGGACAAGAAAGTCATCGGGGTGCTCGCCATCTGGAGCTGTCTCCGAGGGAAGCCGCCGAAGCTGGGATGA
- the argG gene encoding argininosuccinate synthase yields MSRIYRTLPPSGTALGIAFSGGLDTRTAVAWLSRQGLRVHCYTADLGQPDEKNPADIPPIALTHGAVHARLVDCREAMAREGIIAIQCGAFHLSTAGRKYFNTTPLGRAVTTTAIVRAMREEGVHVFGDGSTHKGNDIQRFYRYGVLVDPELKIYKPWLDQKFVDAFGGRTEMAEYLQSIGMPYHMGTEKAYSTDANVLGATHEAKDLEFLDKGITIVNPIMGAAFWRSDVAIAEEDVTVEYAEGVPVALNGARFSSLFALIVAANEIGGRHGLGMSDQIENRVIGAKSRGIYEAPGMALLHIAYERLLSATHNEETTDLYVTLGRRLGRLLYEGKWYDPEAMMLKESLARWVATPISGIVRLSLRRGDDYTILETRAEKSAYAPEKLSMEKTEAAFTPEDRIGALEIQNLAVSDNRTLLLHYADRLGRLAGPAASSFGDVLGEGDAPKRLPGSGSSEGA; encoded by the coding sequence ATGAGCCGCATCTACCGCACCCTTCCTCCGTCGGGCACCGCGCTCGGCATTGCGTTCTCCGGGGGCCTCGACACGCGCACGGCCGTGGCCTGGCTCTCGCGCCAGGGCCTCCGCGTCCATTGTTATACCGCCGATCTCGGCCAGCCGGACGAGAAGAACCCGGCGGACATCCCGCCGATCGCGCTCACGCACGGCGCCGTGCATGCCCGGCTCGTCGATTGCCGCGAGGCCATGGCGCGCGAGGGCATCATCGCGATCCAGTGCGGCGCGTTCCACCTCTCCACGGCCGGCCGCAAATACTTCAATACCACGCCCCTCGGCCGCGCCGTCACCACCACGGCGATCGTCCGCGCCATGCGCGAGGAGGGCGTGCACGTCTTCGGCGACGGCAGCACCCACAAGGGCAACGACATCCAGCGGTTTTACCGGTATGGTGTCCTCGTCGATCCCGAGCTGAAAATCTACAAACCCTGGCTCGACCAGAAGTTCGTCGACGCCTTCGGCGGCCGCACCGAGATGGCCGAGTACCTCCAGTCGATCGGAATGCCCTACCACATGGGCACCGAGAAGGCGTACAGCACCGACGCCAACGTCCTCGGCGCCACGCACGAGGCGAAGGACCTCGAGTTCCTCGACAAGGGCATCACGATCGTCAACCCCATCATGGGCGCGGCCTTCTGGCGCTCGGACGTCGCCATCGCCGAGGAGGACGTCACGGTCGAGTATGCCGAGGGCGTGCCCGTCGCCTTGAACGGCGCGCGTTTCTCCTCGCTCTTCGCCCTCATCGTCGCGGCGAACGAGATCGGCGGGCGGCACGGGCTCGGCATGAGTGATCAGATCGAAAATCGCGTCATCGGCGCCAAGAGCCGCGGCATTTACGAGGCCCCTGGCATGGCATTGCTCCACATTGCCTACGAGCGCCTCCTCTCGGCCACGCACAACGAGGAGACGACCGACCTCTACGTGACCCTCGGCCGCCGCCTCGGCCGCCTGCTCTACGAGGGCAAGTGGTACGACCCCGAGGCGATGATGCTCAAGGAGTCGCTCGCCCGCTGGGTCGCCACGCCCATCAGCGGTATCGTGCGCCTCTCGCTCCGCCGCGGCGACGATTACACGATCCTCGAGACCCGCGCCGAGAAGAGCGCGTATGCCCCGGAGAAGCTCTCCATGGAGAAGACCGAGGCCGCCTTCACCCCCGAAGATCGAATCGGCGCCCTCGAGATCCAGAACCTCGCCGTCTCGGACAACCGCACCCTCCTGCTCCATTATGCCGATCGCCTCGGCCGCCTCGCCGGCCCGGCGGCCTCGTCGTTCGGCGACGTGCTCGGCGAGGGGGACGCGCCGAAGCGCCTCCCGGGTTCGGGCTCGTCCGAAGGCGCGTGA
- a CDS encoding RNA polymerase sigma factor, with amino-acid sequence MNADTRRTIDADIRRLAEAGDVGAATSVALRAYGPEIFEFVAALHRNETDASEVFSLFAEKLWKSLPSFRWDASFRTWAYAVARTSSLDFRRAEKRRAARVVPLPEGSSLSAIEAEVRTVTRSYLRTERRDRFAELRARLSPEEQELLMLRVDRQLSWDDLAVVLHGEDAPPLRADEKKRAAARLRKRFQHLKEKLYEMGRREGLVGDEG; translated from the coding sequence ATGAACGCGGACACCCGGCGCACGATCGACGCAGACATCCGCCGCCTCGCCGAGGCTGGGGACGTCGGCGCCGCCACCTCCGTCGCGCTGCGCGCTTACGGCCCTGAGATCTTCGAGTTCGTCGCGGCGCTCCATCGCAACGAGACCGACGCCTCCGAGGTGTTTTCCCTTTTTGCCGAGAAGCTCTGGAAGAGCCTCCCGAGCTTTCGCTGGGACGCCTCCTTCCGGACCTGGGCGTATGCCGTCGCGCGCACCTCCTCCCTCGATTTTCGTCGCGCGGAGAAGCGCCGGGCTGCGCGGGTCGTGCCCTTGCCGGAGGGCTCCTCGCTTTCGGCGATCGAGGCTGAGGTCCGCACGGTCACTCGCTCGTATCTGCGCACCGAGCGGCGGGATCGTTTCGCCGAGCTCCGGGCGCGCCTCTCGCCCGAGGAGCAGGAGCTCCTCATGCTCCGCGTCGATCGGCAGCTCTCCTGGGACGACCTCGCGGTCGTGCTCCACGGCGAGGACGCGCCGCCGCTCCGGGCGGACGAGAAAAAACGCGCCGCCGCGCGCCTGCGCAAGCGCTTCCAGCACCTCAAGGAAAAGCTCTACGAGATGGGGCGGCGCGAGGGGCTCGTCGGCGACGAGGGCTGA
- a CDS encoding STAS/SEC14 domain-containing protein: protein MSGGETRIGKHVVRLEPGDVLVMELRGKILPGEMKALAREADTRLLADGVVFVLCDIAEVTEFNQESRYELRDRPRKLPPHFVAYVGTPAPVRVVLDLIIRATSLITGAKIGHRFFDTRAAARAWFVEIRARSAPRASVTLGSVS, encoded by the coding sequence ATGAGCGGGGGGGAGACGCGGATCGGCAAGCACGTCGTTCGATTGGAACCCGGTGACGTCCTCGTCATGGAGCTCCGCGGGAAAATTTTACCCGGCGAGATGAAGGCGCTCGCCCGCGAGGCGGACACGCGATTGCTCGCGGATGGTGTCGTCTTCGTCCTCTGCGACATCGCCGAGGTGACCGAATTCAACCAGGAATCGCGGTACGAGCTGCGGGATCGGCCGCGGAAGCTGCCTCCGCATTTCGTCGCGTACGTGGGCACGCCCGCGCCGGTCCGGGTGGTGCTGGATCTGATCATTCGCGCCACCAGTTTGATCACGGGCGCAAAGATCGGTCACCGCTTCTTCGATACCCGCGCAGCGGCGCGCGCGTGGTTCGTGGAGATTCGCGCGAGATCAGCCCCGCGGGCGTCGGTCACGCTGGGGTCGGTCTCCTGA